The genomic region CAGGCCGTACCCCTTGTGCCCCCCCATCTCCTCCCCCGCCCCGCCGAGGGGGAGGAGGGCGTAGAGCTCCTTGGGGATCCCCTGGAGGATCGCCGTCGTATCCGTGGCGAGGTTCCCCTCCCGGTCCACGACCCACCCCGCCGGCGTCGGCTTCCCCTCCCGGGCGAGGACCTCGATCTTCCCCCGCTGGGTGATGGAGGTCGCGGCGTCGAAGCAGAACGGGAACGGCTCATCGGTGGGGCAGGCGAAGGCAATGGGGTTCGTGCCGAGCATCGGCTCGACGGAGAACGTGGGGGCAACCGAGGGCCGGGCGTTGGTGAACGAGAGCCCGATCATCCCTTCTCGCACCGCCATCAGGGCGTAGTACCCGGCGATCCCGTAGTGGGAGGAGTTGCGCACCGCCACCGCCCCCAGGCCGTACTGGCTGGCCTTGGCGATGGCGAGGGTCATCGCCCGATGGGCGATCGGGTGGCCGAGGCTCGTGTGGCCGTCCACGACGGCGGTGGTGGGCCCCTCCCCCACGACCTCGAACCGGACCTGGGGGGAGATGATCCCCTTCCTGATCCAGTCGTAGTACATCTTGAGACGGGACACACCGTGGGACTCGATCCCCCGGAGGTCGGAGGCGAGCAGGACCTCGGCCGCGATCGCGGCGTCCTCAGGCGCAGTGCCGACCCCGACGAACACGTCCCGCACGAACCGGCGAAGATCCTCCACCGGAACCATCACTGTCCGTTCACGCATCTTCATCACCTCTGTTGAGTTCGCGATCGAGCCGCGGCAGGTCCCCGATCCCCTCGATCACGTGGTCGGGCTGAACGGGGGACGACGCGAGGTCGCGGCGGTGGGTCACCCCGGTCAGGGTTAGGATGGCCAACAGCCCGTGGTCCTTGGCCATGCGGATGTCCGTCTCCAGGCGGTCGCCGACCAGCGCGCACCGCTCCGGGGGGAGGCCGAGGGTGGCCAGGGCGAGCTCGACCATGTGGGGAGACGGTTTTCCGAACACGCGCTCCACCTCACGCCCCGTCGTCGCCGCGAGGGCCGCGATCACCGCCGCTGCATCAGGGATCTCCCCTCCCTCCACCGGACAGGTGCGATCCGGATTGGTGGCGTAGAAGTGGGCGCCGCGCCGCAAAGCCTGGAACGCGATATCGAGTTTGCGGTAGTCGAACGTGCGGTCGAATGCGGCGATCACGTACTCGATTTTCCTCGGATCCTCACAGAGCACGAGGCCAGCGCGGCAAAGCTCCACCAGGAGGGGCAGTTCCCCGATGGCGAACACCTTGGCGCCCGGGGCCTCCCGGGAGAGGTGCTGGGCCAGGACATAGGAGGAGTTGATCACCTCGTCCTCTTGGGCGGGAATCCCGAGCGAACTGAGCTTCTCGGCGTAATCCTGGCGAGAGGAGAGGGGTTTGTTCGAGAGGAACAGGACCTTCCGCCCCAGCTCCCGCAGGTGGGCGATCGCCCGATCGGCGCCAGGGATGAGCCTCTCCCCCACGTACACCGTGCCATCCAAATCCAGGAGGTACCCGGCGAGGGCCGTCATCGGACCACCGCCCCACGCGACAAGCTCCCCGCGGTTGCGGGCGCCTCCTCCCCTTCAGGTCGTGGCTCAGCCACCTCGCCCCCTATTTCGTGCTCTGCATCGCGATCCCCTGCGCGAACTGGCGGCGCAATAGGATCAGGATCACCAAGGGGGGGAGCATGATCACGAGGGTGCCCGCCATGATGATGTTCCACTCCGCCGTGGTGCGCTCGGTGGTGATCAGCATCTTGAGCCCGATCTGGGCGACCCGCATCTTGGGATCAGTAGTGACGATGAGCGGCCACAGGTACTCGTTCCACATGTACACGAACTCGATGACGAACAGGGCCGCGATGTTGGTCCGGGAGAGCGGGATCAGCACGTGCCACAGGTACCGCAACGGGCCGGCCCCATCCACCCGCGCCGCATCGGGCAGCTCATCGGGGACGGTGAGGAAGAATTGGCGGAACAGAAGGAGCCCGGTGGTGCTCGCGAGGTAGGGGATGATGAGGGCGTAGTACGTATTGAGCCAGCCGAAGCTGGCCATGAGGCCGTAGGCAGGGATGATCCGGACCGGGAGGGGCAGCATCTGGGTGATCATG from Candidatus Bipolaricaulis anaerobius harbors:
- a CDS encoding carbohydrate ABC transporter permease; this encodes MSKKTLYKIGVHGTLILILAAVAFPLYFTFVMGTLNHQEAYAFPPKLIPGNRLFANVAEAWQRVDLGRLMVNSAVVALAVTVGKILLSILAAFAFTHFHFRGRILLFPLCMITQMLPLPVRIIPAYGLMASFGWLNTYYALIIPYLASTTGLLLFRQFFLTVPDELPDAARVDGAGPLRYLWHVLIPLSRTNIAALFVIEFVYMWNEYLWPLIVTTDPKMRVAQIGLKMLITTERTTAEWNIIMAGTLVIMLPPLVILILLRRQFAQGIAMQSTK
- a CDS encoding Ldh family oxidoreductase is translated as MRERTVMVPVEDLRRFVRDVFVGVGTAPEDAAIAAEVLLASDLRGIESHGVSRLKMYYDWIRKGIISPQVRFEVVGEGPTTAVVDGHTSLGHPIAHRAMTLAIAKASQYGLGAVAVRNSSHYGIAGYYALMAVREGMIGLSFTNARPSVAPTFSVEPMLGTNPIAFACPTDEPFPFCFDAATSITQRGKIEVLAREGKPTPAGWVVDREGNLATDTTAILQGIPKELYALLPLGGAGEEMGGHKGYGLATMVEILCAGLSAGSFLWALSGMDRDGTPRPHRLAHFFVAVAIEQFVPLDEFRATAGGILRELRGAELAPGAERIYTAGEKAHAQSERILREGVPITPALQRELKLIQAELGLAGLPL
- a CDS encoding HAD-IIA family hydrolase; this encodes MTALAGYLLDLDGTVYVGERLIPGADRAIAHLRELGRKVLFLSNKPLSSRQDYAEKLSSLGIPAQEDEVINSSYVLAQHLSREAPGAKVFAIGELPLLVELCRAGLVLCEDPRKIEYVIAAFDRTFDYRKLDIAFQALRRGAHFYATNPDRTCPVEGGEIPDAAAVIAALAATTGREVERVFGKPSPHMVELALATLGLPPERCALVGDRLETDIRMAKDHGLLAILTLTGVTHRRDLASSPVQPDHVIEGIGDLPRLDRELNRGDEDA